One stretch of Oncorhynchus clarkii lewisi isolate Uvic-CL-2024 chromosome 3, UVic_Ocla_1.0, whole genome shotgun sequence DNA includes these proteins:
- the LOC139386774 gene encoding putative ribosome-binding factor A, mitochondrial, with protein sequence MFGINTYSRVKQCLVLQHYASSCMALKKRTSGSVELDPQHRVHHLNRERRSVSSVCHDRRDFHTSSKCAGKNLLRKFVNKTKKKLWYETPPQGPPSSQLSALKPPKKRSQEDNMRTRVLNSILYKAITDLLSSPEVNYEVYNYSVDISRVSLPVDFSSCRVYWKTSGVSERDDQIQQALDKSSPRIRYLIMAHQTLGGVPPLVFIKDKQYAAMSEVENLLKMADFGPEDGLGEQLHVVESGQPTTSKKPVLFGVDHDALNKQILDYKLRVKDTTSNTLAPELTMQQLEVLAEYRKQKIMEKKKKSKRPVDDDITPKEYLLSRHSQGQEREDDDGRAFSQEDDQVRELMAEESRKS encoded by the exons ATGTTTGGAATTAATACATACTCAAGAGTAAAACAATGTCTAGTTCTTCAGCATTACGCGAGCAGTTGTATGGCTTTGAAGAAACGGACCAGCGGCAGTGTCGAACTTGATCCGCAGCATCGAGTCCATCATTTGAACCGCGAGCGCCGTTCCGTCTCATCAGTTTGTCATGACAGAAGAGATTTTCACACTTCTTCCAAGTGTGCTGGTAAAAACCTGTTGAGGAAgtttgtcaacaaaacaaa GAAGAAGCTCTGGTATGAAACACCGCCCCAG GGGCCACCGTCCAGTCAGCTCAGTGCTCTGAAGCCACCTAAGAAACGAAGCCAAGAGGACAACATGCGCACCAGAGTCCTCAACTCCATCCTGTACAAGGCCATCACTGATCTACTGAGCTCCCCCGAAGTCAACTATGAGGTCTACAACTACAGTGTGGACATCTCAAGG GTGTCCCTGCCTGTAGACTTCTCTAGTTGCCGGGTCTATTGGAAAACCAGTGGTGTGTCAGAGAGGGATGACCAGATTCAGCAAGCACTGGACAAGAGCAGCCCTCGTATAAG GTACCTCATTATGGCTCATCAAACCCTTGGTGGTGTCCCTCCTTTGGTTTTCATAAAGGATAAACAGTACGCAGCCATGTCTGAG GTTGAAAACCTACTCAAGATGGCTGACTTTGGTCCTGAAGATGGTCTGGG AGAACAACTACATGTAGTGGAATCAGGACAGCCCACCACATCTAAAAAACCTGTGCTGTTCGGGGTTGACCACGACGCTCTCAACAAACAGATCCTGGACTACAAACTGAGGGTCAAAGACACTACCTCAAACACCCTGGCACCAGAGCTCACAATGCAGCAGCTGGAGGTGCTGGCAGAGTACAGGAAGCAGAAGATaatggagaagaagaagaagtctaAACGGCCCGTTGATGATGACATCACCCCTAAGGAGTACCTTCTGTCCAGGCACAGCCAGGGTCAGGAGAGGGAGGACGACGACGGCCGGGCATTCAGCCAGGAAGACGACCAGGTCCGAGAACTCATGGCTGAGGAGAGCAGGAAGTCCTAG
- the LOC139386758 gene encoding zinc finger protein ZFAT isoform X1 produces MATSTAGGTSSIFMCKLCNLFSPHRAQLLSHVSEKHHTEGLNPDDIIVALMPLTGPLENGGGEHLLKATRDTKGGDSPVKRKRGRPKGSTKKIVADGPMTETTSPNQKKQKQQTVEAQSEAGPVDEEEPEDNNALDCKKCNRVFGNRRQIMKHICLMDLREDEDQEEDNDKEFEAQPGAAEGKEEDRERSSKRPRPLRSERVSLVKEQEPAGGPKNPIISVVLTAHEALPGATRIVPIEATPAEPVAPADTDPQEAGQKRGFQEYSIQQAAYEVPLKSNRIGQTQLKIFTCEYCNKVFKFRHSLQAHLRTHTNEKPFKCPHCDYASAIKANLSVHLRKHTGEKFSCEHCSFQCLSKGHLKVHVERVHHKIKQHCLFCKKKYSDVKNLLKHMRESHDLEDKKVKDSYHEYSLQTREGKRQLLYDCQICDRKFKNELDRDRHMMVHGSERPFGCELCDHGCTKFQALQAHVRKHPFLYVCAACQQKFVSSVRLKAHLKEAHPESEEAVGFSESINSSFCLLEPGDDIKREMLRQDEIRMAEELSLLNAQQEEEEAFTGDPSEEQEALAGDPSEEQEEALAGDPSEEQEEALAGDPSEEQEEEEAFAGDPSEEQEEALAGDPSEEHEEALAGDPSEEQEEEEALAGDPSEEQEEALAGDPSEEQGEEEALTGDPSEEQEEEEVLTGDPSEEQEEGLGEGEEQVVPDPGPEETCVLNQPAQETETLQDRTEPISPEQTQTASKGTTQEVISEERTDKTLMEEDKPHGENNVIVAEQDTLVERPSGKEESVVGHQQHPEEDKGSSSTSQGHVEETLRSLVLIQGEVIGQTNTSAGPQGEDGTTEERSAFQQILDKLQKRQLNMVVFDRIRKVYGDLECEYCGKLFWYQVHYNMHVRTHTKEHLHYCTQCSYSSITKNCLKRHLIQRHSNILLQCPMEHCQYCTPDKYKLQAHLKTHFDNEKKSFACPVCEETFTEDKLKHHIKSFHPDTPMNTISEALGVRVQVKGLIGKRASKCPYCDSYFMRNGADLQQHIWAHQGVKPFKCSLCDYASRSKSNLKAHMSRHTTEKTHLCDMCGKKFKSKVTLKSHKLMHTEDGKQFQCTECDYSAAQKPLLVRHMEQHASFKPYRCGHCHYSCNIAGPLKRHYSKKHPNQEYCNAGPGPATSEAVEQQGGVKCPVCDYVYGTKWEMNRHLKNKHGLKVIQSDVLGLNQWEVVEQSVEEPLTQYLHITETEDPQGTEAAVSALQDLRFTENGVVATTTEGLDPTAVNILQQIIELGAETNDATAASMVAMVPGRVTVVEQVAEEEEQGSHTVMIQDPFQQAASMGLGEEHHLVVSSDDVEGMETVTVYTQGEDASQFIVYVQEAVQTVESI; encoded by the exons ATGGCGACGTCAACTGCAG GTGGGACTTCCTCCATCTTCATGTGTAAACTGTGCAACCTGTTCTCTCCACACCGAGCACAGCTCCTCTCCCATGTGTCTGAGAAGCACCACACAGAGGGGCTCAACCCTGATGACATCATTGTGGCCCTCATGCCATTGACAGGTCCACTGGAGAATGGTGGAGGTGAGCACCTCCTCAAAGCAACCAGGGATACtaagggtggag ATAGCCCTGTTAAGAGAAAACGAGGACGTCCTAAAGGCTCAACCAAGAAGATTGTAGCTGATGGGCCCATGACAGAGACTACTAGCCCCAACCAGAAAAAGCAGAAACAACAGACAGTAGAGGCCCAATCAGAAGCTGGGCCAGTGGACGAGGAAGAACCAGAGGACAACAATGCCCTGGACTGCAAGAAGTGCAACCGTGTGTTCGGCAACAGACGACAGATCATGAAACACATCTGCTTGATGGACCTCAGAGAGGATGAGGATCAGGAGGAGGACAACG ACAAAGAGTTTGAGGCTCAACCTGGCGCAGCAGAAGGCAAagaggaggatagggagagaAGCTCAAAGAGGCCACGGCCACTCCGCTCTGAGAGGGTTTCTCTTGTGAAGGAGCAGGAACCAGCAGGAGGCCCCAAGAACCCCATCATCAGTGTGGTTCTGACCGCTCATGAGGCACTTCCTG GTGCGACAAGGATAGTGCCGATCGAGGCCACCCCGGCAGAGCCGGTTGCTCCagcagacacagaccctcaggaGGCAGGACAGAAGAGAGGATTTCAGGAATATTCCATACAACAAGCTGCTTATGAAGTGCCATTAAAGTCAAACAG AATAGGACAGACCCAGTTGAAGATCTTCACCTGCGAATACTGCAACAAGGTCTTCAAGTTCCGCCACTCGTTGCAGGCCCATCTGCGAACCCACACCAACGAGAAACCTTTCAAGTGCCCACACTGTGACTACGCCAGTGCCATCAAAGCCAACCTCAGCGTTCACTTGCGCAAGCACACGGGAGAGAAGTTCAGCTGTGAACACTGCTCCTTCCAGTGCCTCAGCAAGGGCCACCTCAAGGTGCACGTGGAGAGAGTTCACCACAAGATCAAGCAGCACTGTCTCTTCTGCAAAAAGAAGTACTCTGATGTCAAGAACCTGCTGAAACACATGAGGGAGAGCCACGACCTAGAGGACAAGAAG GTGAAGGACTCGTACCATGAGTATAGTCTACAGACCAGGGAAGGCAAGAGGCAGCTCCTCTACGACTGCCAGATCTGCGACCGCAAGTTCAAGAACGAGCTGGACCGCGACCGCCACATGATGGTTCACGGTAGCGAGAGGCCGTTCGGCTGCGAGCTGTGTGACCACGGCTGCACCAAGTTTCAGGCTCTCCAGGCTCACGTCCGTAAGCATCCCTTCCTCTACGTGTGTGCCGCCTGCCAGCAGAAGTTTGTCAGCTCCGTGCGGCTGAAGGCCCACCTGAAGGAGGCTCACCCAGAGTCAGAGGAGGCGGTTGGGTTCTCAGAGTCCATCAACAGCAGCTTCTGTCTGCTGGAGCCGGGGGACGACATCAAGAGAGAGATGCTGAGACAGGATGAGATCAGGATGGCTGAGGAGCTATCTCTACTCAACGcccagcaggaggaggaggaggccttcACTGGTGACCCTTCAGAGGAACAGGAGGCCCTCGCTGGTGACCCttcagaggaacaggaggaggccCTCGCTGGTGACCCctcagaggaacaggaggaggccCTCGCTGGTGACCCttcagaggaacaggaggaggaggaggccttcGCTGGTGACCCctcagaggaacaggaggaggccCTCGCTGGTGACCCCTCAGAGGAACATGAGGAGGCCCTCGCTGGTGACCCttcagaggaacaggaggaggaggaggccctCGCTGGTGACCCctcagaggaacaggaggaggccCTCGCTGGTGACCCCtcagaggagcagggggaggaggaggccCTCACTGGTGACCCttcagaggagcaggaggaggaggaggtcctcACTGGTGACCCCTCAGAGGAACAGGAGGAaggactgggagagggagaggaacaggtgGTCCCTGATCCGGGGCCTGAGGAGACATGCGTGTTAAATCAACCTGCACAAGAGACTGAGACTCTACAAGACAGAACTGAGCCAATCAGTCCTGAACAAACCCAGACAGCAAGCAAAGGCACGACCCAGGAAGTAATCAGTGAGGAGAGAACTGATAAGACACTGATGGAGGAAGACAAGCCTCATGGGGAGAATAACGTCATTGTGGCTGAACAAGACACTTTGGTAGAAAGGCCTTCAGGCAAGGAGGAGTCAGTGGTGGGCCACCAGCAGCATCCAGAAGAAGACAAGGGTTCTTCATCAACATCACAAGGTCATGTTGAGGAGACTCTCCGGTCTTTGGTTCTGATTCAGGGGGAGGTCATAGGTCAAACAAACACTTCAGCTGGCCCACAAGGAGAAGATGGCACAACGGAGGAGAGGAGCGCTTTCCAACAGATTCTAGATAAGTTGCAGAAAAGGCAGCTGAACATGGTTGTCTTTGACAGAATCCGAAAAGTATACGGGGACCTGGAATGTGAATACTGTG GAAAGCTCTTCTGGTACCAAGTGCACTACAACATGCATGTGCGTACTCACACAAAAGAGCATCTACATTACTGTACCCAGTGTAGCTATTCATCCATCACCAAGAACTGTCTGAAGCGCCATCTGATCCAGAGACACAGTAACATCCTGCTCCAGTGCCCCATGGAACACTGTCAGTACTGCACACCTGACAAGTACAAGCTGCAGGCCCACCTCAAAACACACTTTGACAAT GAGAAGAAAAGCTTTGCTTGCCCTGTGTGTGAGGAAACGTTCACTGAAGATAAACTTAAGCATCATATCAAGAGCTTTCATCCAG ATACGCCGATGAACACCATCTCCGAGGCGCTTGGGGTGAGGGTGCAGGTGAAGGGCTTGATCGGGAAGAGAGCGTCTAAGTGTCCTTACTGTGACAGCTACTTCATGAGGAACGGAGCTGATCTGCAGCAGCACATCTGGGCTCACCAAG GAGTGAAGCCCTTCAAGTGTTCCCTGTGTGACTACGCCAGCCGCAGTAAGAGCAACCTGAAGGCCCACATGAGCAGACACACCACGGAGAAGACACACCTGTGTGACATGTGTGGCAAGAAGTTCAAGTCCAAGGTCACTCTGAAGAGCCACAAGCTGATGCACACAGAGGACG GCAAGCAGTTCCAATGTACAGAGTGTGATTACAGCGCTGCACAGAAACCTCTACTGGTACGACACATGGAGCAGCACGCCTCTTTCAAG CCCTACCGCTGCGGCCACTGTCACTACTCCTGTAACATAGCAGGACCCCTGAAGAGACATTACAGCAAGAAACACCCCAACCAGGAGTACTGTAACGCAGGGCCTGGGCCAGCCACCTCTGAGGCTGTGGAGCAGCAAG GTGGAGTGAAGTGTCCTGTGTGTGACTATGTGTACGGTACCAAGTGGGAGATGAACAGACACCTGAAGAACAAGCATGGCCTCAAAGTGATTCAGAGTGACGTGCTTGGTCTCAACCAATGGGAG GTGGTGGAGCAGTCGGTGGAGGAGCCCCTTACCCAGTACCTCCACATCACTGAGACAGAGGACCCTCAGGGGACCGAAGCTGCCGTGTCGGCCCTCCAGGATCTCAGGTTCACAGAGAACG GGGTGGTGGCGACCACCACAGAAGGGCTGGATCCCACAGCGGTTAACATCCTGCAGCAGATCATTGAGCTGGGGGCAGAGACTAATGATGCCACAGCAGCCTCCATGGTGGCCATGGTCCCTGGCAGAGTGACCGTGGTGGAGCAG GTggctgaggaggaggagcaggggagcCACACTGTGATGATCCAGGACCCCTTCCAGCAGGCAGCCTCCATGGGGCTGGGTGAGGAGCACCATCTGGTGGTGTCGTCTGATGATGTGGAGGGCATGGAGACGGTCACCGTGTACACTCAGGGAGAGGACGCCTCCCAGTTCATCGTCTATGTACAAGAGGCTGTGCAGACTGTGGAATCTATCTGA
- the LOC139386758 gene encoding zinc finger protein ZFAT isoform X2 — protein sequence MATSTAGGTSSIFMCKLCNLFSPHRAQLLSHVSEKHHTEGLNPDDIIVALMPLTGPLENGGDSPVKRKRGRPKGSTKKIVADGPMTETTSPNQKKQKQQTVEAQSEAGPVDEEEPEDNNALDCKKCNRVFGNRRQIMKHICLMDLREDEDQEEDNDKEFEAQPGAAEGKEEDRERSSKRPRPLRSERVSLVKEQEPAGGPKNPIISVVLTAHEALPGATRIVPIEATPAEPVAPADTDPQEAGQKRGFQEYSIQQAAYEVPLKSNRIGQTQLKIFTCEYCNKVFKFRHSLQAHLRTHTNEKPFKCPHCDYASAIKANLSVHLRKHTGEKFSCEHCSFQCLSKGHLKVHVERVHHKIKQHCLFCKKKYSDVKNLLKHMRESHDLEDKKVKDSYHEYSLQTREGKRQLLYDCQICDRKFKNELDRDRHMMVHGSERPFGCELCDHGCTKFQALQAHVRKHPFLYVCAACQQKFVSSVRLKAHLKEAHPESEEAVGFSESINSSFCLLEPGDDIKREMLRQDEIRMAEELSLLNAQQEEEEAFTGDPSEEQEALAGDPSEEQEEALAGDPSEEQEEALAGDPSEEQEEEEAFAGDPSEEQEEALAGDPSEEHEEALAGDPSEEQEEEEALAGDPSEEQEEALAGDPSEEQGEEEALTGDPSEEQEEEEVLTGDPSEEQEEGLGEGEEQVVPDPGPEETCVLNQPAQETETLQDRTEPISPEQTQTASKGTTQEVISEERTDKTLMEEDKPHGENNVIVAEQDTLVERPSGKEESVVGHQQHPEEDKGSSSTSQGHVEETLRSLVLIQGEVIGQTNTSAGPQGEDGTTEERSAFQQILDKLQKRQLNMVVFDRIRKVYGDLECEYCGKLFWYQVHYNMHVRTHTKEHLHYCTQCSYSSITKNCLKRHLIQRHSNILLQCPMEHCQYCTPDKYKLQAHLKTHFDNEKKSFACPVCEETFTEDKLKHHIKSFHPDTPMNTISEALGVRVQVKGLIGKRASKCPYCDSYFMRNGADLQQHIWAHQGVKPFKCSLCDYASRSKSNLKAHMSRHTTEKTHLCDMCGKKFKSKVTLKSHKLMHTEDGKQFQCTECDYSAAQKPLLVRHMEQHASFKPYRCGHCHYSCNIAGPLKRHYSKKHPNQEYCNAGPGPATSEAVEQQGGVKCPVCDYVYGTKWEMNRHLKNKHGLKVIQSDVLGLNQWEVVEQSVEEPLTQYLHITETEDPQGTEAAVSALQDLRFTENGVVATTTEGLDPTAVNILQQIIELGAETNDATAASMVAMVPGRVTVVEQVAEEEEQGSHTVMIQDPFQQAASMGLGEEHHLVVSSDDVEGMETVTVYTQGEDASQFIVYVQEAVQTVESI from the exons ATGGCGACGTCAACTGCAG GTGGGACTTCCTCCATCTTCATGTGTAAACTGTGCAACCTGTTCTCTCCACACCGAGCACAGCTCCTCTCCCATGTGTCTGAGAAGCACCACACAGAGGGGCTCAACCCTGATGACATCATTGTGGCCCTCATGCCATTGACAGGTCCACTGGAGAATGGTGGAG ATAGCCCTGTTAAGAGAAAACGAGGACGTCCTAAAGGCTCAACCAAGAAGATTGTAGCTGATGGGCCCATGACAGAGACTACTAGCCCCAACCAGAAAAAGCAGAAACAACAGACAGTAGAGGCCCAATCAGAAGCTGGGCCAGTGGACGAGGAAGAACCAGAGGACAACAATGCCCTGGACTGCAAGAAGTGCAACCGTGTGTTCGGCAACAGACGACAGATCATGAAACACATCTGCTTGATGGACCTCAGAGAGGATGAGGATCAGGAGGAGGACAACG ACAAAGAGTTTGAGGCTCAACCTGGCGCAGCAGAAGGCAAagaggaggatagggagagaAGCTCAAAGAGGCCACGGCCACTCCGCTCTGAGAGGGTTTCTCTTGTGAAGGAGCAGGAACCAGCAGGAGGCCCCAAGAACCCCATCATCAGTGTGGTTCTGACCGCTCATGAGGCACTTCCTG GTGCGACAAGGATAGTGCCGATCGAGGCCACCCCGGCAGAGCCGGTTGCTCCagcagacacagaccctcaggaGGCAGGACAGAAGAGAGGATTTCAGGAATATTCCATACAACAAGCTGCTTATGAAGTGCCATTAAAGTCAAACAG AATAGGACAGACCCAGTTGAAGATCTTCACCTGCGAATACTGCAACAAGGTCTTCAAGTTCCGCCACTCGTTGCAGGCCCATCTGCGAACCCACACCAACGAGAAACCTTTCAAGTGCCCACACTGTGACTACGCCAGTGCCATCAAAGCCAACCTCAGCGTTCACTTGCGCAAGCACACGGGAGAGAAGTTCAGCTGTGAACACTGCTCCTTCCAGTGCCTCAGCAAGGGCCACCTCAAGGTGCACGTGGAGAGAGTTCACCACAAGATCAAGCAGCACTGTCTCTTCTGCAAAAAGAAGTACTCTGATGTCAAGAACCTGCTGAAACACATGAGGGAGAGCCACGACCTAGAGGACAAGAAG GTGAAGGACTCGTACCATGAGTATAGTCTACAGACCAGGGAAGGCAAGAGGCAGCTCCTCTACGACTGCCAGATCTGCGACCGCAAGTTCAAGAACGAGCTGGACCGCGACCGCCACATGATGGTTCACGGTAGCGAGAGGCCGTTCGGCTGCGAGCTGTGTGACCACGGCTGCACCAAGTTTCAGGCTCTCCAGGCTCACGTCCGTAAGCATCCCTTCCTCTACGTGTGTGCCGCCTGCCAGCAGAAGTTTGTCAGCTCCGTGCGGCTGAAGGCCCACCTGAAGGAGGCTCACCCAGAGTCAGAGGAGGCGGTTGGGTTCTCAGAGTCCATCAACAGCAGCTTCTGTCTGCTGGAGCCGGGGGACGACATCAAGAGAGAGATGCTGAGACAGGATGAGATCAGGATGGCTGAGGAGCTATCTCTACTCAACGcccagcaggaggaggaggaggccttcACTGGTGACCCTTCAGAGGAACAGGAGGCCCTCGCTGGTGACCCttcagaggaacaggaggaggccCTCGCTGGTGACCCctcagaggaacaggaggaggccCTCGCTGGTGACCCttcagaggaacaggaggaggaggaggccttcGCTGGTGACCCctcagaggaacaggaggaggccCTCGCTGGTGACCCCTCAGAGGAACATGAGGAGGCCCTCGCTGGTGACCCttcagaggaacaggaggaggaggaggccctCGCTGGTGACCCctcagaggaacaggaggaggccCTCGCTGGTGACCCCtcagaggagcagggggaggaggaggccCTCACTGGTGACCCttcagaggagcaggaggaggaggaggtcctcACTGGTGACCCCTCAGAGGAACAGGAGGAaggactgggagagggagaggaacaggtgGTCCCTGATCCGGGGCCTGAGGAGACATGCGTGTTAAATCAACCTGCACAAGAGACTGAGACTCTACAAGACAGAACTGAGCCAATCAGTCCTGAACAAACCCAGACAGCAAGCAAAGGCACGACCCAGGAAGTAATCAGTGAGGAGAGAACTGATAAGACACTGATGGAGGAAGACAAGCCTCATGGGGAGAATAACGTCATTGTGGCTGAACAAGACACTTTGGTAGAAAGGCCTTCAGGCAAGGAGGAGTCAGTGGTGGGCCACCAGCAGCATCCAGAAGAAGACAAGGGTTCTTCATCAACATCACAAGGTCATGTTGAGGAGACTCTCCGGTCTTTGGTTCTGATTCAGGGGGAGGTCATAGGTCAAACAAACACTTCAGCTGGCCCACAAGGAGAAGATGGCACAACGGAGGAGAGGAGCGCTTTCCAACAGATTCTAGATAAGTTGCAGAAAAGGCAGCTGAACATGGTTGTCTTTGACAGAATCCGAAAAGTATACGGGGACCTGGAATGTGAATACTGTG GAAAGCTCTTCTGGTACCAAGTGCACTACAACATGCATGTGCGTACTCACACAAAAGAGCATCTACATTACTGTACCCAGTGTAGCTATTCATCCATCACCAAGAACTGTCTGAAGCGCCATCTGATCCAGAGACACAGTAACATCCTGCTCCAGTGCCCCATGGAACACTGTCAGTACTGCACACCTGACAAGTACAAGCTGCAGGCCCACCTCAAAACACACTTTGACAAT GAGAAGAAAAGCTTTGCTTGCCCTGTGTGTGAGGAAACGTTCACTGAAGATAAACTTAAGCATCATATCAAGAGCTTTCATCCAG ATACGCCGATGAACACCATCTCCGAGGCGCTTGGGGTGAGGGTGCAGGTGAAGGGCTTGATCGGGAAGAGAGCGTCTAAGTGTCCTTACTGTGACAGCTACTTCATGAGGAACGGAGCTGATCTGCAGCAGCACATCTGGGCTCACCAAG GAGTGAAGCCCTTCAAGTGTTCCCTGTGTGACTACGCCAGCCGCAGTAAGAGCAACCTGAAGGCCCACATGAGCAGACACACCACGGAGAAGACACACCTGTGTGACATGTGTGGCAAGAAGTTCAAGTCCAAGGTCACTCTGAAGAGCCACAAGCTGATGCACACAGAGGACG GCAAGCAGTTCCAATGTACAGAGTGTGATTACAGCGCTGCACAGAAACCTCTACTGGTACGACACATGGAGCAGCACGCCTCTTTCAAG CCCTACCGCTGCGGCCACTGTCACTACTCCTGTAACATAGCAGGACCCCTGAAGAGACATTACAGCAAGAAACACCCCAACCAGGAGTACTGTAACGCAGGGCCTGGGCCAGCCACCTCTGAGGCTGTGGAGCAGCAAG GTGGAGTGAAGTGTCCTGTGTGTGACTATGTGTACGGTACCAAGTGGGAGATGAACAGACACCTGAAGAACAAGCATGGCCTCAAAGTGATTCAGAGTGACGTGCTTGGTCTCAACCAATGGGAG GTGGTGGAGCAGTCGGTGGAGGAGCCCCTTACCCAGTACCTCCACATCACTGAGACAGAGGACCCTCAGGGGACCGAAGCTGCCGTGTCGGCCCTCCAGGATCTCAGGTTCACAGAGAACG GGGTGGTGGCGACCACCACAGAAGGGCTGGATCCCACAGCGGTTAACATCCTGCAGCAGATCATTGAGCTGGGGGCAGAGACTAATGATGCCACAGCAGCCTCCATGGTGGCCATGGTCCCTGGCAGAGTGACCGTGGTGGAGCAG GTggctgaggaggaggagcaggggagcCACACTGTGATGATCCAGGACCCCTTCCAGCAGGCAGCCTCCATGGGGCTGGGTGAGGAGCACCATCTGGTGGTGTCGTCTGATGATGTGGAGGGCATGGAGACGGTCACCGTGTACACTCAGGGAGAGGACGCCTCCCAGTTCATCGTCTATGTACAAGAGGCTGTGCAGACTGTGGAATCTATCTGA